The sequence TTCGGCAAAGCGACGATCGACGAAGTGGTGGCCGAATTCCGCAAAGAAGCCGACAAAATCTTGGGAAAAAACAAATAGATCGGAATGGGCGCGCTGCATCCGACAGGCCGGGGACTCCCCGGCCTGTTTGCGTTATTGCGCCGCGTTTCCCTCGGCCGGAATCGCCGTCCGTTTGCGGCGGAAAGCGGCGCGTCCCGATGCATAAATACAGGGTAACTCTGGAAGCTTAACCATTGTGGCGAACCAGGAGGTGAACGTTGCGGGATGGAAGGTGTCAATCAGGCTAACGATCGTCGCCGCGGCCAAGCCCGGCTTTCCATCGACGAACTGAAGAAGGTTCCGTTAACCGGCTCGATCGACGACAACAGAGCGTATCTGGAACAACTGCTGAGCGAATGCTCCGACGCCGTGATTCGCGAATTCCGCATCCAGTCCGGCCCGAGAGCGCTGGTTGTCTATATAGACGGCTTGGCGAAGACGGAAGCCGTCGATCGCACCATGCAAGCGCTCATGATTTTGGAAGGCGGCGAATCCGACCTGGAGCGTTTGATTATGACTACCTTGCCCGTCTCGCAATTAAATCCGACGTACAACTTCGGAGATTTGTTGGCCAATGTGCTGTCGGGGGACACCGGCTTGCTGGTCGACGGCAACGCCTCGGCGATGACGATGGGATACCGGGACTCCGAGCACCGCTCGGTCTCCGAACCGGAGACGGAGTCTGTCATCCGGGGGCCGAGGGAAGGGTTCACCGAAAACCTGCGGACGAACACGTCCATGATCCGGCGGAAAATCAGATCGCCGAACCTGAAGATGAAGCCGCTGATCGTCGGCAGAGAGACGAATACGAACATCGTCGTTTCCTATATGGACGGAATCGCCGACCCCGAGCTCGTCCGGGAAGTGATCACCCGCATCGAAAGCATCCGGATTGACGGCGTGCTGGAGACGGGTTACATCGAAGAGCTGATCCAGGACAACGGCTACTCGCCGTTCTCGCAAGCCCAGTATACGGAGCGCCCGGATACGGTAGCCGCCTCGCTGCTGGAAGGGCGAGTGGCGATTCTGGTCGACGGAACCCCGTTCGTTCTGCTGGTTCCGATTGTGTTCTGGCAGTGGTTTCAGGCCAGCGAGGATTATTACGAGCGGTTTATGATCGGCACGCTGCTTCGGATTCTGCGGTTGATTTTTTTTGTCGTGGCCTTAACGACGCCGGCCATTTATATCGCGGTCACGACCTATCATCAGGAGATGATCCCGACGAACTTGCTGCTGAGCATCGCGACTTCGAGGGAACCGATCCCGTTCCCGGCCGTCGTCGAAGCGATGATTATGGAAGTCGCGTTCGAGGCGCTGCGAGAAGCGGGCATTCGGCTGCCGAGGACGGTCGGGCAAGCCGTCAGCATCCTGGGAGCACTCGTCGTCGGACAAGCCGCCGTGCAAGCGGGCATCGTGTCCGCGGCCATGGTTATCGTCGTCTCCTTGACCGGCATCGCCTCGTTTACGCTTCCCCGCTTCAACGGCGCGATTTCGATTCGCATGCTCCGGTTTCCGCTGATGATTCTGGCCGCGGCTTTCGGCCTGATGGGCATCGTAATCGGGGGATTGCTGATCCTTGGCCATATGGCCAAACTGCGTTCGTTCGGCATTCCGTTTCTATCGCCGGTCAGCCCGCTGCACGTGAAAGATTTGAAGGACGTCATCTATCGCGCGCCGTGGTGGAATATGCGCGATCGTCCGAGATTTCTCAGAGGGGGCGACAAGCGCCGTTTCGGCAGGAAAGTATCGGATCGGATGGGCAAAGGAAAGAAACCGTTCCGGACAACGGTCAAGCAGGGTGAACGGGATGAGAATTAAAATCGCCGTCAAGCTGGCGGTCGTGCTGGCCTCCTGCCTCCTGGCAAGCGGCTGCTGGGACCGCCGGGAAATAAACGACGTGGCATTCGTGTTGTCCATGACCGTCGATCTGGCGGAGGAAGGATTCCGCGTGGGCATTTTGGTGCCCCTCCCCGGCAATATGGGCGGACCGTCCGGAGGCGGGGGCGGGTCGGGCGGCGATCAGCCGTACACGTTTGATTCCGAAGTGGGCAAGACGCTTCGGGAGGCGGTCGAAAAGATGCAAAACCGCTCCCCCCGCCAGCTTTATTTCGCACACCGCCGTGTCATCCTGCTGGGGGAGAGGTTGGCCGAGCGAGGCATTCGGGATTTCCTTGACAGCGCCGTTCGCATGCCGGAAAACCGCCTGACCACGCACCTTGTCGTAACCAAAGGGGAGGCGTATCGGACCCTGAACAAGGATATTAAAATGGAGCGGTTCTCGGCGGAAGCGATCCGGGAATTGGTGCAGTCCGACGCGACCATCCCGGTGACGGTCAAGGATGTGCTGTACCAGATCAACACGGTGGGCAGCGACGTGCGAATTCCCTACATGGAGGTCAAGGATTCCAAATATCAGTTCACGGGCATCGTCATTATGAGCGACGGCCGGATGGTCGGCGTCGCCAAAGGGGATGTGGAGTCGGGCTTGCGTTATCTGTGCGGCAAATTCGTCCCCTATTCCGAGACGCTGACGGTCGAAGACAGCGTAACATCGGTCAAAGTGATGCGGGGAAGCCGGCAAGTCAGGCCGGTGATCAGCGGGGATCGCATCCGGTTTGATGTGCGCATCAAGTCCCGGGGAGTGATTATGGAGGTTATCAATCAGGGACACTCGCGGATCGACGAGGCGAAGGCCGGGGCGGCTCTCGAAGCGAAGATCCGCTCGGATGTTGAGAAGACGCTCCGCTACCTGCAGGACCATAAAAGCGACGCGGCAGGTTTCGGACAAGTCCTGAACCGTTTCGATCCGTTAAATTGGGAAACCACCTGGAGCAAACAATGGTATTCCGTCTTCCCGCAGGTCGAATTCCATGTATCGGTCGATGCCGAGGTCGACAAGGCGGGAATGCTGTGGGGCAATGTGGCGGAGCAGGGAGATTGATGCGCATGAATAACTTCCTCTTTATTACGCTGGTCGTTCTCCTGTACGTCGGCACGTTCTGGACGGACCTCCGTTCGCTGTCCCCCGGAGGGGAACGGGGAATTTATTGGGGAGTCGCCTTGCTTTCGCTCGTTTTTTTCGTCGTGTATCTCATGGGCTGGTCCCTGCCCGCAAGCGGGTGGTTCGGCCGGATCGCTACCGGCCTGTTCGGAGTGGAGGTGAATTGAATTGTCGAAGTCCAAGCTTGTGATCGGCAATATCCAGATGGTCATGCTGACGGGATCTCTGCTGTCGGCGTCCAATATCATCAGCTTGCCGGCGGCTTTCTGCCAAATTTCCGGCCGCGATGCCTGGTTCGGCATCGCGGTGCCGATTTGTTTTACGCTGATCGTGATCTACGCTATGTATAAGCTGTCCGAACGTTCGCCCGGCAGCAATCTGTTCGAAATCGCCCGTTGGGCTTGCGGCAAATGGGCGGGAGGGCTGCTGAACGCCGTTTTGATCGGCTATTTGTTTGTCGATCTGGTCGGCTCGGTGCGTCTGTTTACCGACCATATCCACTCCTCGATCCTGCTGCGGACGCCCCGGGAATTTACCGTGATGATCATTATGGTCGTTATCGTGTACTTCGGCCAAGGCACGATCGAGGATATTGCCAGAACGAACAATATTTTGTTTCCGCAGTTTTTGCTGTTGTTTCTGGGACTGCCGCTGCTGCTGCTCAACGAAATCGACTACACGCAGATTCAGCCCGTCCTGGCGAATGGCTGGCTGAATCCTCTGCTCGGAGGCGTGCCCGGGATCGGCGCTTTCGGAGACATTATCGCGATGGGGGCGTTTCTCGGCTGCGCGGACCGGCCGCGCCATATGCTCAAGGCGCTCAGGATCGGAACCATCTTGGCGGGTATCGTGCTGACGGAAGCCGTATGGTCGACCATTACGGTCATCACGGCCAGAACGGCGGCCAGCACCGTGTTCGTGGGATGGATTATAACGCAGCAGATCCATATCACCGATTTCCTGGATCGGGTGGAACTGTTCCTGCTGCCGATCTGGATGCCGATCGTGCTGATCCGGTTTTGCGTCTTGTTCCAGGCGATCACGACGGGTTTGGCTTCGTACGCCCGGGAGTGCAAGCCTTACAAGTTCGCGAATGTCACGGGGCTCCTGGTGATGTTGGCCGCCATCGTGTCCTTCCGGAACGTGACCGAGGTCATGCAGGCGATGAATTTCGGGATGGCCGGCCTTGCGGTTGTCGTTCAGTTGTTCTATCTGGGGGCGTTGTTGATCTGCGTCCGGTTGCGCAAACGCGAATCGCATATCGCCGGACGGCGGATGGGCGAACCGGCAAGCGCGCTGACGGCGGCGGCTG is a genomic window of Paenibacillus thermoaerophilus containing:
- a CDS encoding spore germination protein, translating into MEGVNQANDRRRGQARLSIDELKKVPLTGSIDDNRAYLEQLLSECSDAVIREFRIQSGPRALVVYIDGLAKTEAVDRTMQALMILEGGESDLERLIMTTLPVSQLNPTYNFGDLLANVLSGDTGLLVDGNASAMTMGYRDSEHRSVSEPETESVIRGPREGFTENLRTNTSMIRRKIRSPNLKMKPLIVGRETNTNIVVSYMDGIADPELVREVITRIESIRIDGVLETGYIEELIQDNGYSPFSQAQYTERPDTVAASLLEGRVAILVDGTPFVLLVPIVFWQWFQASEDYYERFMIGTLLRILRLIFFVVALTTPAIYIAVTTYHQEMIPTNLLLSIATSREPIPFPAVVEAMIMEVAFEALREAGIRLPRTVGQAVSILGALVVGQAAVQAGIVSAAMVIVVSLTGIASFTLPRFNGAISIRMLRFPLMILAAAFGLMGIVIGGLLILGHMAKLRSFGIPFLSPVSPLHVKDLKDVIYRAPWWNMRDRPRFLRGGDKRRFGRKVSDRMGKGKKPFRTTVKQGERDEN
- a CDS encoding Ger(x)C family spore germination protein — protein: MRIKIAVKLAVVLASCLLASGCWDRREINDVAFVLSMTVDLAEEGFRVGILVPLPGNMGGPSGGGGGSGGDQPYTFDSEVGKTLREAVEKMQNRSPRQLYFAHRRVILLGERLAERGIRDFLDSAVRMPENRLTTHLVVTKGEAYRTLNKDIKMERFSAEAIRELVQSDATIPVTVKDVLYQINTVGSDVRIPYMEVKDSKYQFTGIVIMSDGRMVGVAKGDVESGLRYLCGKFVPYSETLTVEDSVTSVKVMRGSRQVRPVISGDRIRFDVRIKSRGVIMEVINQGHSRIDEAKAGAALEAKIRSDVEKTLRYLQDHKSDAAGFGQVLNRFDPLNWETTWSKQWYSVFPQVEFHVSVDAEVDKAGMLWGNVAEQGD
- a CDS encoding GerAB/ArcD/ProY family transporter, whose product is MSKSKLVIGNIQMVMLTGSLLSASNIISLPAAFCQISGRDAWFGIAVPICFTLIVIYAMYKLSERSPGSNLFEIARWACGKWAGGLLNAVLIGYLFVDLVGSVRLFTDHIHSSILLRTPREFTVMIIMVVIVYFGQGTIEDIARTNNILFPQFLLLFLGLPLLLLNEIDYTQIQPVLANGWLNPLLGGVPGIGAFGDIIAMGAFLGCADRPRHMLKALRIGTILAGIVLTEAVWSTITVITARTAASTVFVGWIITQQIHITDFLDRVELFLLPIWMPIVLIRFCVLFQAITTGLASYARECKPYKFANVTGLLVMLAAIVSFRNVTEVMQAMNFGMAGLAVVVQLFYLGALLICVRLRKRESHIAGRRMGEPASALTAAAVGLLLVILAGSLFGRTYQAVGNAAAVVYLILLACLLWLSFRELRRLTARPSANLRKKEAAP